Proteins from one Anastrepha obliqua isolate idAnaObli1 chromosome 2, idAnaObli1_1.0, whole genome shotgun sequence genomic window:
- the LOC129239599 gene encoding rho-associated protein kinase 1 isoform X1 produces MFANASHYERAQLLEREMRDPHSICNIDCLLDTVTALVNDCDHESLKRLKNIEQYATKYKPVTKQICQLRMNVDDFDFIKLIGAGAFGEVQLVRHKSSRQVYAMKRLSKFEMMKRPDSAFFWEERHIMAHANSDWIVQLHFAFQDAKYLYMVMDYMPGGDIVSLMSMYEIPEKWAIFYTMEVVLALDTIHNMGFVHRDVKPDNMLLDRHGHLKLADFGTCMRMGPNGLVVSSNAVGTPDYISPEVLQSQGVDNEYGRECDWWSVGIFLYEMLVGDTPFYADSLVGTYGKIMDHKNSLSFPAEVEISESAKSLMRAFLTDRTQRLGRHGIDEIKAHPFFSNDTWTFDNIRDSVPPVVPELSSDDDTRNFEDIERDESPEEVFPVPKSFDGNHLPFIGFTYTGDYQLLSNDTVDAEAKESANAMANHSHRHRPSNSNEIKRLEALLERERNHSETLEKQDKALRQQIELITKREAELQRIASEYEKDLALRQHNYKVAMQKVEQEIEQRKKTEALLAETQRNLDNEQKIRTREMNNNQHHNEKIVTLEKQLKEMEDNFKNENEHVQKLKKQVAELGLIQQELEGKLAQLQALIATLQSQKDALQQEVAETQALLAQEKNARSQLKELVKESENKLQTMSNDLERMAQREQQSHEDNRVLTEKISDLEKANASLDFEFKAMQGRYQQEVKAHQETEKSRMLSREEANLQEVKALQTKLNEEKSARIKADQNSQEKERQLSMLSVDYRQIQQRLQKLEGECRQESEKVMALQSQIEQEHSKKNSLLSELSLQSSEVAHLKSRENQLQKEVSSLRETKRKFEEEIAQIKNTLNKEILMKREYQDQLEAEQYFSRLYKTQANEHREEISERCREIQDLKEERTSLKHQVQVAVARADSEALARSIAEETVADLEKEKTIKEFELKDFMTKYRNELAAKESALAAAKETETEYVKKLNQKNAEADELLQQHKKLQDEMSQLRATKDEELAKLKEKLQTEMLLKQVAVNKLTEVMNRRDTDLQKQKGKARSSAELRKKEKEMRRLQQELSQEREKYNQLSLKLQDVQSQIIEDSHIKQKLQMEIDCKATEIEQLQSKLNETASLSSADNDPEDTQVLDSVFEGWLSVPNKQNIRRHGWKRQYVIVSSRKIIFYNTEIDKQNTIDPVLILDLSKVFHVRSVTQGDVIRADAKEIPRIFQLLYAGEGEARRPDEQNQLDISQLLADERPSTIMYKGHEFVHITYHMPTACEVCPKPLWHMFKPPAAYECKRCRNKIHKEHVDNNDPLVPCKLHHDPHTAKEMLLLAGTPDEQHLWVTRLSKRIQKFGYKANSSSNNNSGGGDGSKISPSRLKWQSSTTSQQSQRQSSPPTPPPKPLSLQHQKSQPPIFYNNK; encoded by the exons CGCCCAACTATTGGAGCGTGAGATGCGTGACCCGCACAGTATTTGCAATATCGACTGCCTTCTGGACACAGTGACTGCATTAGTTAATGATTGTGATCATGAATCATTGAAGCGTCTAAAGAATATCGAACAGTATGCCACCAAAT ATAAACCGGTGACGAAACAGATTTGCCAGCTGCGCATGAATGTCGATGATTTTGATTTTATCAAACTGATCGGCGCCGGTGCTTTTGGTGAGGTGCAACTGGTACGGCACAAGTCTTCGCGACAAGTATATGCCATGAAGCGGCTTTCCAAATTTGAAATGATGAAGCGACCCGATTCCGCTTTCTTCTGGGAGGAACGTCACATTATGGCGCATGCCAACTCAGACTGGATAGTGCAGCTACATTTCGCATTTCAGGATGCCAAATATTTGTACATGGTGATGGATTATATGCCTGGTGGGGATATTGTCTCGCTCATGTCCATGTACGAGATACCGGAGAAATGGGCTATCTTCTATACAATGGAGGTTGTACTCGCTCTGGACACAATACACAACATGGGGTTTGTGCATCGCGATGTGAAACCCGATAATATGTTGCTGGATCGGCATGGTCACTTGAAATTGGCTGATTTTGGCACCTGTATGCGAATGGGCCCCAATGGCTTGGTGGTGTCGAGCAATGCTGTCGGCACACCGGATTATATTAGTCCCGAAGTTTTGCAGTCGCAGGGTGTGGACAACGAGTACGGTCGTGAGTGTGATTGGTGGTCAGTTGGCATCTTTTTGTATGAAATGCTTGTGGGCGATACCCCATTCTACGCCGACTCACTCGTGGGCACTTACGGCAAAATTATGGATCACAAGAATTCGTTGAGCTTCCCCGCCGAGGTGGAGATAAGTGAGAGTGCCAAATCATTGATGCGTGCCTTTCTCACCGATCGCACTCAGCGTTTAGGTCGTCATGGCATCGATGAAATTAAAGCGCATCCGTTTTTCTCAAATGACACATGGACGTTTGACAATATACGAGATAGCGTGCCACCGGTTGTGCCGGAGTTGTCGTCGGATGATGATACACGCAATTTCGAGGATATTGAGCGCGATGAGTCGCCGGAGGAGGTGTTTCCCGTACCGAAATCGTTCGATGGCAATCATTTGCCATTCATTGGATTTACGTATACGG GCGACTACCAGTTACTCAGCAACGATACTGTTGACGCAGAGGCAAAGGAGTCGGCAAATGCAATGGCAAATCACAGTCATCGCCACCGCCCATCCAATTCAAACGAAATTAAACGTCTGGAAGCTTTGCTCGAACGTGAAAGAAATCATTCCGAAACGCTGGAGAAACAAGATAAAGCTTTGCGTCAGCAAATCGAACTGATCACGAAACGTGAAGCTGAACTGCAACGTATCGCCTCAGAGTAcgaaaaggacttggctttgcGGCAGCACAATTATAAAGTGGCCATGCAAAAAGTCGAGCAGGAGATTGAGCAACGCAAAAAGACTGAAGCACTGCTCGCCGAAACCCAGCGTAATCTGGATAACGAGCAAAAGATACGTACGCGTGAAATGAACAATAATCAGCATCACAATGAGAAGATTGTAACGCTGGAGAAGCAGCTGAAGGAAATGGAGGATAACTTCAAGAATGAGAATGAGCATGTGCAAAAGCTCAAGAAACAAGTTGCCGAATTGGGTTTGATACAGCAAGAGCTGGAGGGTAAATTAGCGCAGTTACAGGCATTGATTGCCACGCTACAGTCGCAAAAGGACGCTTTGCAGCAAGAAGTAGCCGAAACACAAGCATTGCTGGCCCAAGAGAAAAATGCGCGCTCGCAATTGAAAGAGCTGGTAAAGGAGTCTGAGAATAAATTACAAACTATGTCGAATGATTTGGAGCGCATGGCGCAGCGGGAGCAGCAGTCGCATGAGGATAATCGTGTGCTGACAGAAAAGATCTCCGATTTAGAAAAGGCGAATGCTAGTCTAGACTTTGAATTTAAAGCCATGCAGGGACGATATCAGCAGGAAGTGAAAGCACATCAAGAAACTGAGAAGTCGCGCATGCTTAGCCGTGAAGAGGCGAATCTACAAGAG GTAAAAGCTCTGCAGACCAAGTTGAACGAAGAGAAATCGGCACGTATCAAGGCCGATCAAAACTCGCAAGAAAAAGAACGCCAATTAAGTATGTTGTCGGTGGACTATCGCCAAATACAGCAGCGCCTACAAAAGCTTGAAGGAGAATGTCGCCAAGAATCTGAGAAAGTAATGGCACTGCAGTCCCAGATCGAGCAGGAACACAGCAAAAAGAATTCCTTGTTATCCGAGTTAAGCTTACAAAGTTCAGAAGTTGCACATCTGAAATCGCGTGAAAATCAGCTGCAAAAGGAGGTCAGCTCTTTGCGTGAGACGAAGCGCAAATTCGAAGAAGAGATTGCtcaaatcaaaaacaccttaaatAAGGAAATTCTCATGAAGCGCGAATATCAAGATCAATTGGAAGCCGAACAGTATTTCTCACGCCTCTATAAAACACAGGCAAACGAGCATCGCGAAGAGATATCGGAGCGTTGCCGTGAAATACAAGACCTGAAGGAGGAACGCACCTCGTTGAAGCATCAGGTACAAGTGGCAGTGGCGCGCGCAGACTCCGAAGCGTTGGCGCGTTCAATAGCCGAAGAAACGGTAGCTGATCTAGAGAAAGAGAAGACAATCAAGGAATTCGAGTTGAAGGACTTCATGACGAAGTATCGCAACGAGCTAGCAGCGAAGGAATCGGCACTTGCAGCCGCCAAGGAAACTGAAACGGAATATGTGAAAAAGTTGAATCAAAAGAATGCCGAAGCCGACGAACTGTTGCAGCAACATAAGAAACTTCAGGATGAAATGTCGCAATTGAGGGCTACAAAGGACGAAGAGCTCGCAAAGCTAAAGGAGAAACTACAAACCGAAATGCTGCTGAAGCAGGTCGCAGTAAACAAACTGACGGAGGTGATGAATCGACGAGACACGGACCTCCAAA AACAAAAAGGCAAAGCGCGCTCATCCGCCGAACTGCGTAAAAAGGAGAAGGAAATGCGACGGCTACAACAAGAGCTCTCGCAAGAGCGTGAAAAGTACAATCAGCTATCGCTCAAACTTCAGGATGTACAAAGTCAAATCATCGAAGATAGCCAT ATCAAGCAAAAGCTCCAAATGGAAATCGACTGCAAAGCCACAGAAATCGAACAATTGCAGTCGAAGCTTAATGAAACCGCCTCGTTATCATCAGCCGACAACGATCCTGAGGATACTCAGGTACTT GATTCGGTATTTGAGGGTTGGTTAAGTGTGCCAAATAAGCAGAATATACGCCGTCACGGTTGGAAGCGACAATATGTGATTGTGTCATcgcgcaaaataattttttacaataccGAAATCGACAAACAGAATACAATCGATCCTGTGCTTATATTAGATTTAAG CAAAGTATTTCATGTGCGTTCCGTAACGCAAGGTGATGTGATACGCGCCGACGCCAAAGAGATACCACGTATCTTCCAGCTGTTGTATGCTGGCGAGGGTGAAGCGCGCCGACCGGACGAACAAAATCAATTGGATATTAGTCAGTTGTTGGCGGATGAACGGCCTAGTACTATCATGTATAAAG GTCATGAATTCGTGCATATAACGTATCATATGCCAACTGCTTGCGAGGTCTGTCCGAAACCATTGTGGCACATGTTCAAGCCGCCAGCGGCGTATGAATGCAAGCG tTGCCGCAATAAAATTCATAAGGAGCATGTAGACAATAACGACCCGTTGGTGCCGTGCAAGCTGCATCACGACCCGCATACTGCCAAAGAAATGCTGCTGCTGGCCGGCACACCCGACGAGCAGCATCTGTGGGTGACGCGCCTCTCCAAGCGCATACAGAAGTTCGGCTACAAAGCAAACTCTTCATCGAACAATAACAGTGGCGGCGGTGACGGCAGCAAAATATCACCAAG TCGACTGAAATGGCAATCATCAACAACATCGCAACAATCACAACGACAATCTTCGCCGCCTACACCACCACCAAAACCTTTGTCATTGCAACACCAAAAATCGCAACCaccaatattttacaataacaaataa
- the LOC129239599 gene encoding rho-associated protein kinase 1 isoform X3, giving the protein MFANASHYERAQLLEREMRDPHSICNIDCLLDTVTALVNDCDHESLKRLKNIEQYATKYKPVTKQICQLRMNVDDFDFIKLIGAGAFGEVQLVRHKSSRQVYAMKRLSKFEMMKRPDSAFFWEERHIMAHANSDWIVQLHFAFQDAKYLYMVMDYMPGGDIVSLMSMYEIPEKWAIFYTMEVVLALDTIHNMGFVHRDVKPDNMLLDRHGHLKLADFGTCMRMGPNGLVVSSNAVGTPDYISPEVLQSQGVDNEYGRECDWWSVGIFLYEMLVGDTPFYADSLVGTYGKIMDHKNSLSFPAEVEISESAKSLMRAFLTDRTQRLGRHGIDEIKAHPFFSNDTWTFDNIRDSVPPVVPELSSDDDTRNFEDIERDESPEEVFPVPKSFDGNHLPFIGFTYTGDYQLLSNDTVDAEAKESANAMANHSHRHRPSNSNEIKRLEALLERERNHSETLEKQDKALRQQIELITKREAELQRIASEYEKDLALRQHNYKVAMQKVEQEIEQRKKTEALLAETQRNLDNEQKIRTREMNNNQHHNEKIVTLEKQLKEMEDNFKNENEHVQKLKKQVAELGLIQQELEGKLAQLQALIATLQSQKDALQQEVAETQALLAQEKNARSQLKELVKESENKLQTMSNDLERMAQREQQSHEDNRVLTEKISDLEKANASLDFEFKAMQGRYQQEVKAHQETEKSRMLSREEANLQEVKALQTKLNEEKSARIKADQNSQEKERQLSMLSVDYRQIQQRLQKLEGECRQESEKVMALQSQIEQEHSKKNSLLSELSLQSSEVAHLKSRENQLQKEVSSLRETKRKFEEEIAQIKNTLNKEILMKREYQDQLEAEQYFSRLYKTQANEHREEISERCREIQDLKEERTSLKHQVQVAVARADSEALARSIAEETVADLEKEKTIKEFELKDFMTKYRNELAAKESALAAAKETETEYVKKLNQKNAEADELLQQHKKLQDEMSQLRATKDEELAKLKEKLQTEMLLKQVAVNKLTEVMNRRDTDLQKQKGKARSSAELRKKEKEMRRLQQELSQEREKYNQLSLKLQDVQSQIIEDSHIKQKLQMEIDCKATEIEQLQSKLNETASLSSADNDPEDTQVLDSVFEGWLSVPNKQNIRRHGWKRQYVIVSSRKIIFYNTEIDKQNTIDPVLILDLSKVFHVRSVTQGDVIRADAKEIPRIFQLLYAGEGEARRPDEQNQLDISQLLADERPSTIMYKGHEFVHITYHMPTACEVCPKPLWHMFKPPAAYECKRCRNKIHKEHVDNNDPLVPCKLHHDPHTAKEMLLLAGTPDEQHLWVTRLSKRIQKFGYKANSSSNNNSGGGDGSKISPSQSTRSAYKPYAVNVQRSATLPANSSLKQ; this is encoded by the exons CGCCCAACTATTGGAGCGTGAGATGCGTGACCCGCACAGTATTTGCAATATCGACTGCCTTCTGGACACAGTGACTGCATTAGTTAATGATTGTGATCATGAATCATTGAAGCGTCTAAAGAATATCGAACAGTATGCCACCAAAT ATAAACCGGTGACGAAACAGATTTGCCAGCTGCGCATGAATGTCGATGATTTTGATTTTATCAAACTGATCGGCGCCGGTGCTTTTGGTGAGGTGCAACTGGTACGGCACAAGTCTTCGCGACAAGTATATGCCATGAAGCGGCTTTCCAAATTTGAAATGATGAAGCGACCCGATTCCGCTTTCTTCTGGGAGGAACGTCACATTATGGCGCATGCCAACTCAGACTGGATAGTGCAGCTACATTTCGCATTTCAGGATGCCAAATATTTGTACATGGTGATGGATTATATGCCTGGTGGGGATATTGTCTCGCTCATGTCCATGTACGAGATACCGGAGAAATGGGCTATCTTCTATACAATGGAGGTTGTACTCGCTCTGGACACAATACACAACATGGGGTTTGTGCATCGCGATGTGAAACCCGATAATATGTTGCTGGATCGGCATGGTCACTTGAAATTGGCTGATTTTGGCACCTGTATGCGAATGGGCCCCAATGGCTTGGTGGTGTCGAGCAATGCTGTCGGCACACCGGATTATATTAGTCCCGAAGTTTTGCAGTCGCAGGGTGTGGACAACGAGTACGGTCGTGAGTGTGATTGGTGGTCAGTTGGCATCTTTTTGTATGAAATGCTTGTGGGCGATACCCCATTCTACGCCGACTCACTCGTGGGCACTTACGGCAAAATTATGGATCACAAGAATTCGTTGAGCTTCCCCGCCGAGGTGGAGATAAGTGAGAGTGCCAAATCATTGATGCGTGCCTTTCTCACCGATCGCACTCAGCGTTTAGGTCGTCATGGCATCGATGAAATTAAAGCGCATCCGTTTTTCTCAAATGACACATGGACGTTTGACAATATACGAGATAGCGTGCCACCGGTTGTGCCGGAGTTGTCGTCGGATGATGATACACGCAATTTCGAGGATATTGAGCGCGATGAGTCGCCGGAGGAGGTGTTTCCCGTACCGAAATCGTTCGATGGCAATCATTTGCCATTCATTGGATTTACGTATACGG GCGACTACCAGTTACTCAGCAACGATACTGTTGACGCAGAGGCAAAGGAGTCGGCAAATGCAATGGCAAATCACAGTCATCGCCACCGCCCATCCAATTCAAACGAAATTAAACGTCTGGAAGCTTTGCTCGAACGTGAAAGAAATCATTCCGAAACGCTGGAGAAACAAGATAAAGCTTTGCGTCAGCAAATCGAACTGATCACGAAACGTGAAGCTGAACTGCAACGTATCGCCTCAGAGTAcgaaaaggacttggctttgcGGCAGCACAATTATAAAGTGGCCATGCAAAAAGTCGAGCAGGAGATTGAGCAACGCAAAAAGACTGAAGCACTGCTCGCCGAAACCCAGCGTAATCTGGATAACGAGCAAAAGATACGTACGCGTGAAATGAACAATAATCAGCATCACAATGAGAAGATTGTAACGCTGGAGAAGCAGCTGAAGGAAATGGAGGATAACTTCAAGAATGAGAATGAGCATGTGCAAAAGCTCAAGAAACAAGTTGCCGAATTGGGTTTGATACAGCAAGAGCTGGAGGGTAAATTAGCGCAGTTACAGGCATTGATTGCCACGCTACAGTCGCAAAAGGACGCTTTGCAGCAAGAAGTAGCCGAAACACAAGCATTGCTGGCCCAAGAGAAAAATGCGCGCTCGCAATTGAAAGAGCTGGTAAAGGAGTCTGAGAATAAATTACAAACTATGTCGAATGATTTGGAGCGCATGGCGCAGCGGGAGCAGCAGTCGCATGAGGATAATCGTGTGCTGACAGAAAAGATCTCCGATTTAGAAAAGGCGAATGCTAGTCTAGACTTTGAATTTAAAGCCATGCAGGGACGATATCAGCAGGAAGTGAAAGCACATCAAGAAACTGAGAAGTCGCGCATGCTTAGCCGTGAAGAGGCGAATCTACAAGAG GTAAAAGCTCTGCAGACCAAGTTGAACGAAGAGAAATCGGCACGTATCAAGGCCGATCAAAACTCGCAAGAAAAAGAACGCCAATTAAGTATGTTGTCGGTGGACTATCGCCAAATACAGCAGCGCCTACAAAAGCTTGAAGGAGAATGTCGCCAAGAATCTGAGAAAGTAATGGCACTGCAGTCCCAGATCGAGCAGGAACACAGCAAAAAGAATTCCTTGTTATCCGAGTTAAGCTTACAAAGTTCAGAAGTTGCACATCTGAAATCGCGTGAAAATCAGCTGCAAAAGGAGGTCAGCTCTTTGCGTGAGACGAAGCGCAAATTCGAAGAAGAGATTGCtcaaatcaaaaacaccttaaatAAGGAAATTCTCATGAAGCGCGAATATCAAGATCAATTGGAAGCCGAACAGTATTTCTCACGCCTCTATAAAACACAGGCAAACGAGCATCGCGAAGAGATATCGGAGCGTTGCCGTGAAATACAAGACCTGAAGGAGGAACGCACCTCGTTGAAGCATCAGGTACAAGTGGCAGTGGCGCGCGCAGACTCCGAAGCGTTGGCGCGTTCAATAGCCGAAGAAACGGTAGCTGATCTAGAGAAAGAGAAGACAATCAAGGAATTCGAGTTGAAGGACTTCATGACGAAGTATCGCAACGAGCTAGCAGCGAAGGAATCGGCACTTGCAGCCGCCAAGGAAACTGAAACGGAATATGTGAAAAAGTTGAATCAAAAGAATGCCGAAGCCGACGAACTGTTGCAGCAACATAAGAAACTTCAGGATGAAATGTCGCAATTGAGGGCTACAAAGGACGAAGAGCTCGCAAAGCTAAAGGAGAAACTACAAACCGAAATGCTGCTGAAGCAGGTCGCAGTAAACAAACTGACGGAGGTGATGAATCGACGAGACACGGACCTCCAAA AACAAAAAGGCAAAGCGCGCTCATCCGCCGAACTGCGTAAAAAGGAGAAGGAAATGCGACGGCTACAACAAGAGCTCTCGCAAGAGCGTGAAAAGTACAATCAGCTATCGCTCAAACTTCAGGATGTACAAAGTCAAATCATCGAAGATAGCCAT ATCAAGCAAAAGCTCCAAATGGAAATCGACTGCAAAGCCACAGAAATCGAACAATTGCAGTCGAAGCTTAATGAAACCGCCTCGTTATCATCAGCCGACAACGATCCTGAGGATACTCAGGTACTT GATTCGGTATTTGAGGGTTGGTTAAGTGTGCCAAATAAGCAGAATATACGCCGTCACGGTTGGAAGCGACAATATGTGATTGTGTCATcgcgcaaaataattttttacaataccGAAATCGACAAACAGAATACAATCGATCCTGTGCTTATATTAGATTTAAG CAAAGTATTTCATGTGCGTTCCGTAACGCAAGGTGATGTGATACGCGCCGACGCCAAAGAGATACCACGTATCTTCCAGCTGTTGTATGCTGGCGAGGGTGAAGCGCGCCGACCGGACGAACAAAATCAATTGGATATTAGTCAGTTGTTGGCGGATGAACGGCCTAGTACTATCATGTATAAAG GTCATGAATTCGTGCATATAACGTATCATATGCCAACTGCTTGCGAGGTCTGTCCGAAACCATTGTGGCACATGTTCAAGCCGCCAGCGGCGTATGAATGCAAGCG tTGCCGCAATAAAATTCATAAGGAGCATGTAGACAATAACGACCCGTTGGTGCCGTGCAAGCTGCATCACGACCCGCATACTGCCAAAGAAATGCTGCTGCTGGCCGGCACACCCGACGAGCAGCATCTGTGGGTGACGCGCCTCTCCAAGCGCATACAGAAGTTCGGCTACAAAGCAAACTCTTCATCGAACAATAACAGTGGCGGCGGTGACGGCAGCAAAATATCACCAAG CCAATCGACTCGTTCTGCTTACAAGCCATACGCAGTTAACGTACAAAGATCAGCTACGCTACCAGCTAATTCATCATTGAAACAGTGA